From the genome of Mixophyes fleayi isolate aMixFle1 chromosome 2, aMixFle1.hap1, whole genome shotgun sequence, one region includes:
- the MTFR1L gene encoding mitochondrial fission regulator 1-like, producing the protein MASLDLGCDGTEACGTPENAEGRRSGRRKRPKTVPVWENKPCGSSRSLVRKIGSHLPLKPCARACFEALPSTSDLYFTDAPMVPSLADIKWIAADDDETYARVRSDARPLKHKWRPSPLLVMQRNSSVPNLKLKEEKMFCLKKSGMSLNRSTDLQDELSLLRSQIARIVAVDTASPCSTDSLPGNVNQNALFPEFAPSFQSTTSFVISDITEEDELDVSEYSSASLMESSFSHQRQIEANMSDDEDSLCLSKSNSFADMMGILKDIHKMKVNRDWSNRNQCLHKEDDPINLISEVLRQKFALCDQDDKKNI; encoded by the exons ATGGCCTCATTGGATCTTGGATGTGATGGCACTGAGGCCTGCGGGACCCCCGAGAACGCGGAGGGGCGGAGAAGTGGCAGGAGGAAGAGACCCAAG ACTGTTCCAGTGTGGGAGAACAAGCCATGTGGTTCCTCGCGTAGTCTTGTTAGGAAAATTGGATCCCATCTGCCCCTGAAGCCCTGTGCTAGAGCCTGCTTTGAG gcGCTACCGAGTACTTCTGATCTATATTTCACTGATGCACCAATGGTTCCCTCATTAGCTGATATTAAGTGGATTGCTGCAGATGATGATGAAACATATGCACGAGTCAG GAGTGACGCAAGACCACTGAAACATAAATGGAGACCAAGTCCTCTTTTAGTTATGCAGAGAAATTCCTCCGTCCCCAATCTAAAACTGAAggaagaaaaaatgttttgtttaaagaaATCGGGCATGTCCTTAAACAGATCTACAGATCTGCAAGATGAGCTGAGTCTTCTAAGAAGCCAGATCGCTAGAATAGTTGCTGTAGATACAG CATCTCCATGTTCAACAGATTCTTTACCTGGAAATGTGAACCAAAATGCATTGTTTCCTGAGTTTGCTCCTTCTTTCCAATCGACCACCTCGTTTGTAATTAGTGACATTACTGAAGAGGATGAGCTGGATGTGTCTGAATACTCATCTGCTTCGCTAATGGAGTCTTCCTTTAGTCACCAGCGGCAAATAGAGGCCAACATGTCTGATGATGAGGATTCCCTCTGCCTCTCGAAGTCCAACAGTTTTGCAGATATGATGGGAATATTGAAGGATATTCACAAGATGAAAGTTAACAGAGATTG GTCTAACAGAAACCAGTGTTTACACAAAGAAGATGATCCTATCAATCTTATTTCAGAGGTTCTGAGGCAAAAGTTTGCACTATGTGATCAAGATGACAAAAAGAACATTTAA